One Streptomyces sp. V4I8 genomic window carries:
- a CDS encoding IclR family transcriptional regulator — protein MSQTVDRALSILPLLAEGPADLGQVADRLGVHKSTALRLLRTLHEHGLVYRQSDQRYRLGARLIALAQEAMENLDIREIAHPHLVRLNEQCGHTVHLAVYEEDEVLYIDKVESRYPVRMYSRIGKPVAITVAAVAKLLLADLPEHERRPLAEKLDYPLYTARSTPNPEAFLRELAKVREQGWATDLGGHEESINCVAAPVRGADGRVVAAMSVSAPNVVVTADELLTLLPLVRRTADDISGEYSGRTSAKGTV, from the coding sequence ATGAGTCAGACCGTCGACCGCGCGCTCAGCATCCTGCCGCTGCTCGCCGAGGGCCCCGCCGACCTGGGCCAGGTCGCCGACCGCCTCGGCGTCCACAAGTCCACGGCCCTGCGCCTGCTGCGCACCCTGCACGAGCACGGCCTCGTCTACCGCCAGTCCGACCAGCGCTACCGCCTCGGCGCCCGCCTCATCGCCCTCGCGCAGGAGGCGATGGAGAACCTCGACATCCGCGAGATCGCCCACCCCCACCTCGTACGCCTCAACGAGCAGTGCGGGCACACCGTCCACCTCGCCGTGTACGAGGAGGACGAGGTGCTGTACATCGACAAGGTGGAGAGCCGGTACCCGGTGCGGATGTACTCCCGGATCGGGAAGCCGGTGGCCATCACCGTCGCCGCCGTCGCGAAGCTCCTCCTCGCCGATCTGCCCGAGCACGAGCGCCGCCCCCTCGCGGAGAAGCTCGACTACCCCCTGTACACGGCCCGTTCGACGCCGAATCCGGAGGCCTTCCTCAGGGAACTGGCCAAGGTGCGCGAACAGGGCTGGGCCACCGACCTCGGTGGCCACGAGGAGTCCATCAACTGCGTCGCCGCGCCGGTCCGCGGTGCCGACGGCCGGGTCGTCGCCGCGATGTCGGTCTCCGCGCCGAACGTCGTCGTCACCGCCGACGAACTCCTCACCCTGCTCCCGCTGGTGCGCCGTACGGCGGACGACATCAGCGGCGAGTACTCCGGCAGAACCTCAGCGAAAGGCACCGTATGA
- a CDS encoding CHAT domain-containing protein: MPQPPHLPGSGAVDAESSALVADLAAERDEVLDRLARLSSDDPEAALLCGHAGELSYRLHLLGGADEDLDLAVEGFAHAFRRAGEDGEDGVWSVWRIMYGHLRAMQYDVDDSPELLEQSWQLLSTGMNALPPDEPEVDDVRALGRQLLASCAKIRYLRSTPDEDAAALLDEALRRHTDAVADVAAGSAEESELRASLGFLHLQRATRHESAPDAAESARQYRAVLDAGHPATDVPHVRHSMALALMLHGRATFDRDELEAARDAYGTALTELRNAGGPMPGWAWEAQVNSVFIRVMIWSGWKDLGHGAAADVELTRLLAESGAEDRLPAQYLDAFGRLLYERSAARDDDAGRDRGVALVRRAVAEWEPGRDGDITRTAVVLAMFQQARYQDDPDPRRAQDVLEATGLVLGRVREVPPAPPHDPGGERSDPELIQSVRMLDSWARFTLADHGLLPQAGGVPEGLDIETLQGAISSLVDDVREGRSHLDFGEDEHLPGIGRDMTGRRRRIEGFEKALAMLRGTEPGSAARAQLAATMLGSLTMVDPDGTYITAEHRRELTEAVLQRAEHDPQWRGHAHAVVGTSLLREAMAGSGTGLDEAFAHFDLAEAAGNTGGHDLALARLMAQAQRGQTGGGADDMEAAGEAWRRLREDPALPSSTRHAMDLQQASFDAQAAIRRGDLAAADRYLARLAEGHAEMSDENPSRIEILTLTENARTARDHLARNLGARPLPPLAGRPGIAELRRQAARLPRDHRAWVLGDNGITRFGRAARAQDGPGLIEAMGLVQEAHDLSDPGSDSRLRYANCLGAGNCMLAEMQLDRVRRRERLARGITFLEGALAEAKGPEHRLYADTGLALARAYRTRDDLHRRDRAGARRTGLDALRGHTWAALLQSGTDHVALAAAQATASALEVAGWCLKDDRPEEALQALDACRGLVLHAATTSSTVPDMLAAAGRTDLAQEWHASGASAAENPDDPLSAVRGPLSVPSSLRRRVLAALTAADAPQAALLDPPAPEEIGRALRAVGKDALVYLVPASDDVAGTAVVVTSGGAVHAVPLPTLTEEAAPLKEYAPTGRRTREPATAPAPGRDLGPVPGFASEAHLADAPPPLRRQLDRLCGWAWYAAMRPLLEAFEMPRGRAPRLVLVPMGALGLVPWHAAWESGGPRGRRYALQAAEISYAASARLLCQVAARPAVPHTGTALVVGNPTGDLYYAGEEADAVQRAFYARGRFLGRRATGEADGAGTPREVLEWLRGEGDGGVLHLACHAAVAENARRSAYLSLSGGRLAAEELTEAVSGDDGGRLGLVLLAACRSHVSGRGHNEAYTLATAFLVAGARSVIGSLWPVPDEATSVLMYVTHHFLRTHDEPPAKALRRAQLWMIDPDRELPDGMPPTLAARVRAIDPHDLSAWAGFTHLGQ, translated from the coding sequence ATGCCGCAGCCTCCTCACCTGCCCGGCTCCGGAGCGGTGGACGCGGAGTCGAGCGCCCTGGTCGCCGACCTCGCAGCCGAGCGGGACGAAGTCCTCGACCGGCTCGCCCGGTTGTCGTCCGACGATCCGGAAGCGGCCCTGCTCTGCGGTCACGCCGGTGAGCTGAGCTATCGGCTGCACCTCCTGGGCGGGGCGGACGAGGATCTCGACCTGGCCGTCGAAGGCTTCGCGCACGCCTTCCGCAGGGCGGGCGAGGACGGCGAGGACGGCGTGTGGTCCGTCTGGCGGATCATGTACGGCCACCTCCGGGCCATGCAGTACGACGTGGACGACAGCCCCGAACTCCTGGAGCAGAGCTGGCAGTTGCTGAGCACCGGCATGAACGCGTTACCGCCCGACGAACCCGAGGTGGACGACGTACGCGCACTCGGGCGGCAACTCCTCGCCTCCTGCGCCAAGATCCGCTATCTGCGGAGCACGCCGGACGAGGACGCCGCGGCCCTGCTCGACGAGGCGCTGCGCCGGCACACGGACGCCGTGGCCGACGTGGCCGCGGGCAGTGCCGAGGAGAGTGAGCTGCGCGCCTCCCTGGGCTTCCTCCACCTGCAGCGCGCCACCCGCCACGAAAGCGCCCCGGACGCCGCCGAGTCCGCCCGCCAGTACCGGGCCGTCCTGGACGCGGGCCATCCCGCCACCGACGTACCGCATGTCCGGCACAGCATGGCCCTCGCCCTCATGCTGCACGGCCGCGCCACCTTCGACCGCGACGAACTGGAGGCGGCCCGCGACGCCTACGGAACGGCCCTCACCGAACTCCGGAACGCGGGCGGCCCGATGCCCGGCTGGGCCTGGGAGGCGCAGGTCAACAGCGTCTTCATCCGCGTGATGATCTGGTCCGGCTGGAAGGACCTCGGACACGGCGCCGCGGCCGACGTCGAACTGACCCGCCTGCTCGCCGAATCCGGCGCCGAGGACCGGCTGCCGGCCCAGTACCTCGACGCCTTCGGACGGCTGCTGTACGAACGCTCCGCGGCCCGGGACGACGACGCCGGGCGCGACCGGGGCGTCGCGCTGGTCCGGCGGGCCGTGGCCGAATGGGAGCCGGGCCGGGACGGTGACATCACCCGCACCGCGGTGGTGCTCGCGATGTTCCAGCAGGCCCGCTACCAGGACGACCCCGATCCGCGGCGCGCCCAGGACGTGCTGGAGGCCACCGGTCTGGTCCTGGGCCGTGTCCGCGAAGTCCCGCCTGCCCCGCCACACGACCCGGGCGGTGAGCGGAGCGATCCCGAACTGATCCAGTCGGTCCGCATGCTGGACAGCTGGGCCCGCTTCACCCTCGCCGACCACGGCCTCCTGCCGCAGGCCGGCGGAGTGCCGGAGGGGCTCGACATCGAGACGCTGCAGGGAGCCATCAGCTCGCTGGTCGACGACGTGCGGGAGGGCCGTTCCCACCTCGACTTCGGTGAGGACGAGCATCTGCCCGGCATCGGACGGGACATGACGGGCCGCCGACGACGCATCGAAGGCTTCGAGAAGGCGCTCGCCATGCTGCGTGGCACGGAGCCCGGCAGCGCCGCGCGCGCCCAGCTCGCCGCGACCATGCTGGGCAGCCTCACCATGGTCGACCCGGACGGCACGTACATCACGGCCGAGCACCGGCGCGAGCTGACCGAGGCCGTGCTCCAGCGCGCCGAGCACGACCCGCAGTGGCGCGGCCACGCGCACGCCGTCGTCGGCACGTCGCTGCTGCGCGAGGCGATGGCCGGCTCCGGCACCGGCCTCGACGAGGCGTTCGCCCACTTCGACCTGGCGGAGGCGGCGGGCAACACGGGCGGGCACGACCTGGCCCTCGCCCGGCTCATGGCGCAGGCCCAGCGCGGCCAGACCGGCGGCGGCGCCGACGACATGGAGGCGGCCGGCGAGGCCTGGCGGCGGCTGCGCGAGGACCCCGCGCTGCCGTCGTCCACCCGCCACGCCATGGACCTCCAGCAGGCCTCCTTCGACGCACAGGCGGCCATCCGGCGCGGCGACCTGGCCGCCGCCGACCGCTATCTCGCGCGACTCGCGGAGGGGCATGCCGAGATGAGCGACGAGAACCCCTCCCGCATCGAGATCCTCACGCTGACCGAGAACGCGCGCACCGCCCGCGACCACCTCGCCCGCAACCTCGGCGCCCGGCCGCTGCCCCCGCTCGCCGGCCGCCCGGGCATCGCCGAACTGCGCCGTCAGGCCGCCCGGTTGCCCCGCGACCACCGCGCCTGGGTGCTCGGCGACAACGGCATCACCCGCTTCGGCCGCGCCGCCCGGGCGCAGGACGGGCCCGGCCTCATCGAGGCGATGGGCCTGGTCCAGGAGGCCCACGACCTGTCCGACCCGGGCAGCGACAGCCGCCTGCGGTACGCCAACTGCCTGGGCGCCGGGAACTGCATGCTCGCCGAGATGCAGCTCGACCGGGTCCGCCGACGCGAGCGGCTGGCCCGCGGCATCACCTTCCTGGAGGGGGCACTCGCCGAGGCCAAGGGCCCCGAACACCGCCTCTACGCCGACACCGGCCTGGCCCTCGCCCGCGCCTACCGCACCCGCGACGACCTGCACCGCCGCGACCGCGCCGGCGCCCGCCGCACCGGCCTCGACGCACTGCGCGGCCACACCTGGGCCGCCCTGCTCCAGTCCGGCACCGACCACGTGGCGCTCGCCGCCGCACAGGCCACCGCGTCCGCCCTGGAGGTGGCCGGCTGGTGCCTCAAGGACGACCGTCCCGAAGAGGCACTCCAGGCCCTCGACGCCTGCCGCGGCCTCGTCCTGCACGCCGCGACCACGTCCTCGACGGTCCCCGACATGCTCGCCGCGGCCGGCCGTACCGACCTCGCGCAGGAGTGGCACGCCTCCGGCGCGTCCGCCGCCGAGAACCCGGACGACCCCCTGTCCGCCGTACGCGGCCCGCTGTCCGTGCCCAGCTCCCTGCGCCGCCGGGTCCTCGCCGCCCTCACCGCCGCCGACGCCCCGCAGGCGGCCCTCCTGGATCCGCCCGCCCCGGAGGAGATCGGCCGCGCGCTGCGTGCCGTGGGCAAGGACGCGCTGGTGTACCTGGTCCCGGCCTCGGACGACGTGGCCGGCACGGCGGTCGTCGTCACCTCGGGCGGGGCGGTGCACGCCGTACCGCTGCCGACGCTCACCGAGGAGGCGGCCCCGCTGAAGGAGTACGCGCCGACGGGACGCCGCACCCGGGAGCCGGCCACCGCGCCGGCCCCCGGCCGTGACCTCGGACCCGTCCCCGGCTTCGCCTCCGAGGCCCACCTGGCCGACGCCCCGCCCCCGCTGCGCCGACAGCTCGACCGGCTGTGCGGGTGGGCCTGGTACGCGGCGATGCGGCCCCTGCTGGAGGCGTTCGAGATGCCGCGGGGGCGAGCGCCCCGGCTGGTGCTGGTGCCGATGGGCGCCCTCGGTCTGGTGCCCTGGCACGCGGCCTGGGAGTCGGGCGGCCCCAGGGGCCGCCGCTACGCCCTGCAGGCCGCCGAGATCTCCTACGCCGCCTCCGCGCGCCTCCTCTGCCAGGTCGCCGCCCGGCCCGCCGTGCCGCACACCGGCACGGCCCTCGTCGTCGGCAACCCGACCGGCGACCTGTACTACGCGGGTGAGGAGGCCGACGCCGTACAGCGCGCCTTCTATGCGCGGGGCCGCTTCCTCGGCCGCCGTGCGACGGGCGAGGCGGACGGCGCGGGCACCCCGCGCGAGGTCCTGGAGTGGCTGCGCGGCGAGGGCGACGGGGGAGTACTGCACCTCGCCTGCCATGCCGCCGTCGCCGAGAATGCCCGGCGCAGCGCCTACCTCTCCCTCAGCGGGGGCCGGCTGGCCGCCGAGGAGCTCACCGAGGCCGTGAGCGGGGACGACGGCGGACGGCTCGGCCTGGTCCTGCTCGCCGCCTGCCGCAGCCATGTCTCGGGCCGTGGCCACAACGAGGCGTACACCCTGGCCACCGCCTTCCTCGTCGCCGGTGCCCGCTCCGTCATCGGCTCGCTCTGGCCGGTCCCGGACGAGGCCACCTCGGTGCTGATGTACGTCACCCACCACTTCCTGCGCACCCACGACGAACCCCCGGCGAAGGCCCTGCGGCGCGCCCAGCTGTGGATGATCGACCCCGACCGCGAACTCCCCGACGGCATGCCGCCCACCCTCGCCGCCCGGGTCCGCGCCATCGACCCGCACGACCTCAGCGCCTGGGCCGGCTTCACCCACCTGGGGCAGTGA
- a CDS encoding sugar kinase — translation MVTFLPSRPGRLADVPSFERAIGGAESNLACGLAAAGHSARWVSRVGADGFGDHLVETIAAYGVDVSAVRRDPVRPTGVYFRTAGDRATAAHEVAYYRAGSAASAMSAENVDLGAVRSGRVLHLSGITAALSEGCLGLMRELTAPREGRPLVSFDVNHRPGLWSDADGPRVLLELARGADVVFVGEDEAEEAWGVTGGPEAVRAALPEPRVLVVKQGGAGATAFVSAAGSRGLVAPTRRSRTCDSPAPLRSADGPALQDATQPAGSRAAEAAPDPEKGGAPQAPGRATHPRPAATPATFVPALDVDVIAATGAGDAFAAGFVSATLRGLPIRERLRHGHLWAAATLTAPGDLAAPPTRDTADRLVALDDAAWEKLRLGPGWTQAAKRADEEVRTP, via the coding sequence ATGGTCACGTTCCTGCCCTCACGGCCGGGGCGCCTCGCCGACGTGCCGTCGTTCGAGCGGGCGATCGGGGGCGCGGAGTCGAACCTCGCGTGTGGGCTCGCCGCCGCGGGGCACTCCGCGCGGTGGGTGAGCCGGGTGGGGGCCGACGGGTTCGGTGACCACTTGGTGGAGACGATCGCGGCGTACGGCGTCGATGTCTCGGCCGTCCGCCGGGATCCGGTGCGCCCGACGGGCGTCTACTTCCGCACGGCGGGGGACCGGGCGACGGCTGCGCACGAGGTGGCGTACTACCGCGCCGGTTCGGCGGCGTCGGCGATGTCCGCGGAGAACGTGGACCTGGGCGCGGTGCGTTCGGGGCGGGTGCTGCATCTTTCGGGGATCACCGCGGCGTTGTCGGAGGGGTGCCTGGGGTTGATGCGTGAGCTGACGGCTCCGCGTGAGGGGCGCCCGCTGGTCTCGTTCGACGTGAATCACCGACCGGGACTGTGGAGTGACGCCGACGGGCCGCGGGTGCTGCTGGAGCTGGCGCGTGGTGCCGATGTCGTGTTCGTGGGGGAGGACGAGGCGGAGGAGGCGTGGGGCGTTACGGGGGGACCGGAGGCGGTGCGTGCCGCGCTGCCGGAGCCGCGGGTGTTGGTGGTGAAGCAGGGAGGGGCCGGGGCTACAGCATTCGTGTCCGCCGCGGGTAGTCGTGGGCTGGTCGCGCCCACGCGGCGGAGCCGCACATGTGACAGCCCCGCGCCCCTTAGGTCGGCCGACGGCCCGGCGTTGCAAGACGCCACCCAGCCTGCGGGCAGTCGTGCCGCTGAGGCGGCTCCCGACCCAGAGAAGGGCGGCGCCCCGCAAGCGCCGGGCCGCGCGACCCACCCCCGCCCAGCAGCAACGCCGGCCACCTTCGTACCAGCCCTCGACGTGGACGTCATCGCGGCGACCGGCGCCGGCGACGCCTTCGCCGCCGGATTCGTCTCCGCCACCCTCCGCGGACTGCCCATACGAGAACGCCTCCGGCACGGGCACCTCTGGGCCGCCGCCACCCTCACCGCCCCCGGCGACCTCGCCGCACCCCCCACCCGTGACACCGCCGACCGCCTGGTCGCCCTCGACGACGCCGCGTGGGAGAAACTTCGACTCGGCCCCGGCTGGACGCAAGCCGCTAAGCGGGCCGACGAGGAGGTACGTACGCCATGA
- a CDS encoding amino acid deaminase, with product MTADSPTDALARLGEERVDHRFKGLPPDADGLTVAELTAQRRNLFTDGFATPVLALSAERLEHNLDLMETYAARHGLAFAPHGKTSMAPQLFQRQIEHGAWGITLAVPHQVRVARAYGVQRVFLANELVDAAALRWIAAELTADDDFRLISYVDSVRGVQLMDAALRDAGATRPVDVVVEPAAGEGARTGVRTEEECAAVADAVAAVSTLRLVGVAGYEGEVPQADPERVHAWLRRLVALAAEFDKAGRFAGLEEIVVSAGGSAWFDAVADVFAEIPELSLPVLKLLRSGAYVSHDDGHYRKLTPFNRVPREGALEPAFRLWAQVVSRPSPDQAFVNAGKRDAAYDLDLPFAQVVRRDGAERPATGISVTGLSDQHAWLRTTEEADLEVGDWLGMGLSHPCTSFDKWQLIPVAQADGTVVDYIRTFF from the coding sequence ATGACAGCCGACAGCCCCACGGATGCCCTCGCCCGCCTCGGAGAGGAACGCGTCGACCACCGCTTCAAGGGCCTCCCCCCGGACGCCGACGGCCTGACCGTCGCCGAGCTGACCGCCCAGCGCCGCAACCTCTTCACCGACGGCTTCGCCACCCCCGTGCTCGCCCTCTCCGCCGAGCGCCTGGAGCACAACCTCGACCTGATGGAGACGTACGCCGCCCGCCACGGCCTCGCCTTCGCACCGCACGGCAAGACCTCCATGGCGCCCCAGCTGTTCCAGCGGCAGATCGAGCACGGCGCCTGGGGCATCACACTCGCGGTGCCGCACCAGGTCCGGGTGGCACGGGCGTACGGTGTCCAGCGGGTCTTCCTCGCCAACGAGCTGGTGGACGCGGCCGCACTGCGCTGGATCGCGGCCGAACTCACCGCCGACGACGACTTCCGCCTCATCTCCTACGTCGACTCCGTGCGCGGCGTGCAACTGATGGACGCGGCGCTGCGCGACGCCGGGGCCACCCGCCCGGTGGACGTCGTGGTCGAGCCGGCGGCCGGTGAGGGTGCCCGTACCGGTGTCCGTACGGAGGAGGAGTGCGCGGCGGTCGCGGACGCGGTGGCGGCCGTGTCGACGCTGCGGCTGGTCGGTGTCGCGGGGTACGAGGGCGAGGTCCCGCAGGCGGACCCCGAGCGGGTGCACGCGTGGCTGCGCCGGCTGGTCGCGCTGGCCGCCGAGTTCGACAAGGCGGGGCGCTTCGCGGGGCTGGAGGAGATCGTGGTCAGCGCGGGCGGCAGCGCGTGGTTCGACGCGGTGGCGGACGTGTTCGCCGAGATCCCCGAACTCTCCCTCCCCGTCCTGAAGTTGCTGCGCTCGGGCGCGTACGTCTCGCACGACGACGGCCACTACCGCAAGCTGACCCCCTTCAACCGGGTCCCGCGGGAGGGCGCCCTCGAACCCGCCTTCCGCCTCTGGGCCCAGGTCGTCTCCCGCCCCTCCCCCGACCAGGCCTTCGTCAACGCGGGCAAGCGCGACGCGGCGTACGACCTCGACCTGCCCTTCGCCCAGGTGGTCCGCCGCGACGGCGCCGAGCGCCCGGCCACCGGCATCTCGGTGACCGGGCTGTCCGACCAGCACGCGTGGCTGCGGACGACCGAGGAGGCGGACCTGGAGGTCGGGGACTGGCTCGGCATGGGGCTGTCGCACCCGTGCACGTCGTTCGACAAGTGGCAGCTGATCCCGGTCGCCCAGGCGGACGGGACGGTCGTCGACTACATCCGCACGTTCTTCTAG
- a CDS encoding RidA family protein, translating into MTEKTALTPKTHTTPPAKFSHGVKKGNILQVAGQVGFLPAVEGQPPTPAGPTLREQTLQTLANVRAILEEGGASWDDVMMIRVYLTDVDHFAEMNDIYNTYFEEQGLTQPPAARTTVYVGLPAGLLIEIDALAVLG; encoded by the coding sequence ATGACCGAGAAGACCGCGCTCACCCCGAAGACCCACACCACGCCTCCGGCGAAGTTCTCCCACGGTGTGAAGAAGGGGAACATCCTCCAGGTCGCGGGGCAGGTCGGCTTCCTCCCCGCGGTCGAGGGGCAGCCCCCGACGCCCGCCGGTCCCACCCTGCGGGAGCAGACCCTCCAGACCCTCGCCAACGTCAGGGCGATCCTCGAGGAGGGCGGCGCCTCCTGGGACGACGTCATGATGATCCGCGTCTATCTGACGGACGTCGACCACTTCGCCGAGATGAACGACATCTACAACACCTACTTCGAGGAGCAGGGGCTGACCCAGCCGCCCGCCGCGCGCACGACGGTGTACGTCGGCCTGCCGGCGGGGCTCCTCATCGAGATCGACGCGCTGGCCGTACTCGGCTGA
- a CDS encoding GntP family permease, producing the protein MSPFSLPLAASAPAGTPPHTGGLLLLVDGTAGLLTVAAIGIALLLFLIIKTRLQPFVALLAVSIAVGLMAGLSVTELFGTVQRSDAVSTIESGMGGILGHVAIIIGLGTMLGAILEVSGGAEVLASRLLNLFGEKRAPLAMGLTGLIFGIPVFFDVGIFVLAPLVYAAAKRSGKSILLYCLPLLAGLSMTHAFLPPHPGPVAAAGLLHVQLGWVILMGVVCGIPAVLAAWAFSAWIGKRIFVAVPQDMVEAADEAKQAVLAEQRAAGVDPQEKPVPLGTVLGIIGTPLVLILAATFSSIALDPSTLRSVIEFFGNPFVALTIAVLLAYYLLGIRRGWSRKSLETVSTSSLKPVGNILLVVGAGGVFGAVLKASGVAQALSDTFNDVGLPVIVLSYLISVVLRVAQGSATVAIVTTAGIVAPLLSEGDHSQPFVALVIMAISAGSIFASHVNDGGFWIVAKYFGISERDTLKTWTVLESVLSVAGFVVAAVLSLFV; encoded by the coding sequence ATGTCCCCCTTCTCCCTTCCGCTCGCCGCATCCGCCCCAGCCGGGACACCACCCCACACCGGCGGACTGCTCCTCCTCGTCGACGGTACGGCCGGACTGCTCACGGTCGCCGCCATCGGCATCGCGCTGCTGCTCTTCCTGATCATCAAGACGCGCCTGCAGCCCTTCGTGGCGCTCCTCGCCGTCTCCATAGCCGTCGGTCTGATGGCGGGTCTGTCGGTCACCGAACTCTTCGGCACCGTCCAGCGGTCGGACGCGGTGTCCACCATCGAGTCCGGCATGGGCGGCATCCTCGGCCATGTCGCGATCATCATCGGCCTGGGCACCATGCTCGGCGCGATCCTCGAAGTCAGCGGTGGCGCCGAGGTGCTGGCATCCCGCCTGCTGAACCTGTTCGGCGAGAAGAGAGCCCCCCTCGCCATGGGTCTGACCGGCCTGATCTTCGGCATCCCGGTCTTCTTCGACGTCGGCATCTTCGTCCTCGCGCCGCTCGTGTACGCCGCTGCCAAGCGCTCGGGCAAGTCCATCCTTCTCTACTGTCTGCCGCTGCTGGCGGGCCTGTCGATGACGCACGCCTTCCTGCCCCCGCACCCCGGCCCGGTCGCGGCCGCCGGTCTCCTCCACGTCCAGCTGGGCTGGGTCATCCTCATGGGCGTCGTCTGCGGCATCCCGGCGGTGCTGGCCGCGTGGGCGTTCTCCGCCTGGATCGGCAAGCGCATCTTCGTGGCCGTACCGCAGGACATGGTCGAGGCGGCCGACGAGGCCAAGCAGGCGGTCCTCGCCGAGCAGCGGGCCGCCGGCGTCGACCCCCAGGAGAAGCCCGTCCCCCTCGGCACGGTCCTCGGCATCATCGGGACGCCGCTGGTGCTGATCCTGGCCGCGACCTTCTCCTCGATCGCCCTGGACCCCTCCACCCTCCGCTCGGTGATCGAGTTCTTCGGCAACCCGTTCGTGGCCCTGACGATCGCCGTGCTCCTGGCCTACTACCTGCTGGGCATCCGGCGGGGCTGGTCCCGCAAGTCCCTGGAGACGGTGTCGACGTCGTCCCTGAAGCCCGTCGGCAACATCCTCCTGGTGGTCGGCGCGGGCGGCGTCTTCGGCGCCGTCCTCAAGGCCAGCGGCGTCGCCCAGGCCCTCTCCGACACCTTCAACGACGTGGGCCTGCCGGTCATCGTCCTGTCGTACCTGATCTCGGTGGTCCTCCGCGTCGCCCAGGGCTCCGCCACGGTCGCGATCGTCACCACCGCGGGCATCGTCGCCCCCCTCCTCTCCGAGGGCGACCACTCCCAGCCCTTCGTCGCCCTGGTCATCATGGCCATCTCGGCCGGCTCGATCTTCGCCTCCCATGTCAACGACGGGGGCTTCTGGATCGTCGCCAAGTACTTCGGCATCAGCGAGCGGGACACGTTGAAGACGTGGACGGTGCTGGAGAGTGTGCTGTCGGTGGCCGGGTTCGTGGTGGCGGCGGTGTTGAGCCTGTTCGTGTAG